One Natrinema longum genomic window, AGGAACTCAAACGCGAACTCGCATCGATGGGGGTCGAGGGCATTCCCGGCCTCGAAGGGATCGAACGAACGGCAGCGTCAGGGGACGACTAAATCATGAGCAGCCAACAACGAGAGGCGAAAGTCTACGTCAACGGGTCGTTGGTGGGGACACACCCCGATCCACACGAACTCGCAGAACAGATCCGCGAAGCACGACGCATCGGCGACGTCAGCGAGATGGTCAACGTCTCGGTCAAAGATCGCACCCGCGAAGTGATCGTCAACGCCGACGCGGGACGGGCCCGACGACCCCTGCTGGTCGTCGAGGACGGCGAACCCCGCATCGCCGATCAGGAGATCGAGGCGCTCCACGAGGGCGACCTCGAGTTCGAGGATCTCGTCGATCACGGCTACATCGAGTTTATCGACGCCGAGGAGGAAGAGGACATCCTCGTCGCCGTCGACGAGGACGATCTGACCGAGAACCACACCCACCTCGAGATCGACCCGTCGCTGATCTTCTCGATCGGTGCGGGGATGATCCCCTACCCCGAGCACAACGCCAGCCCCCGCATTACGATGGGGGCAGGGATGATCAAGCAGTCGCTGGGGCTGCCGAGCGCGAACTACCGGATCCGGCCGGACACACGCCAGCACCTGCTGCACTACCCCCAGCTCTCGATGGTCAAGACCCAGACCACCGAGCAGATCGGCTACGACGAGCGGCCGGCGGCCCAGAACTTCGTCGTCGCCGTGATGAGCTACGAGGGGTTCAACATCGAGGACGCGCTGGTCATGAACAAGGCCAGCGTCGAGCGCGCGCTCGCACGCTCGCATTTCTTCCGGACCTACGAGGGCGAGGAACGCCGCTACCCCGGTGGACAGGAGGACCGCTTCGAGATTCCGAGCCAGGACGTTCGCGGTGCCCGCGGCGAGGAAGCCTACAACCACTTAGACGAGGACGGTCTCGTCAACCCCGAGACGAAAGTCGACGAGAACTCCGTCCTGCTCGGCAAGACGAGCCCGCCGCGCTTCCTCGAGGAGCCCGACGATATGGGTGGCCTCTCGCCCCAGAAGCGACGGGAGACCTCCGTCACCATGCGCTCGGGCGAATCCGGGATCGTCGACACCGTCACCCTCATGGAGGGCGAGGACGGCTCGAAGCTCTCGAAGGTCTCGGTACGTGACGAGCGGATCCCCGAACTCGGGGACAAGTTCGCATCGCGACACGGTCAGAAGGGGGTCGTCGGCCACCTCGCGCCACAGGAGGACATGCCCTTCACCGAGGAGGGCGTCGTCCCCGACCTCGTCTTGAATCCCCACGCCTTGCCGTCGCGGATGACCGTCGGTCACATTCTCGAGATGATCGGCGGCAAACTCGGTTCGATGGAGGGACGACGCGTCGACGGGACGCCGTTCCTCGGCGAGGACGAGGACGAACTCCGCCAGGGGCTCGAGGACGCCGGCTTCAACTCCGCCGGCAAGGAGACCATGTACTCGGGCATCTCCGGCGAGAAGATCGACGCCGAGATCTTCGTCGGGGTCATTTTCTACCAGAAGCTCTACCACATGGTCTCGAACAAGCTGCACGCCCGTTCGCGCGGGCCGGTGCAGGTGCTGACCCGACAGCCGACGGAGGGGCGCGCCCGCGAGGGTGGGCTCCGTATCGGGGAGATGGAACGCGACGTGTTCATCGGCCACGGGGCGGCCATGACGCTGAAAGAACGACTCCTCGACGAGTCCGACCGCGAGTTCATCCACATCTGTGCGAACTGTGGGATGAGCGCGGTCGAAAACGTCGAACAACGGCGTGTCTACTGTCCGAACTGCGACGAGGAGACCGATATCCACGAGATCGAGATGAGCTACGCGTTCAAGCTCCTCTTGGACGAGATGAAGGCGCTGGGTATCGCACCGCGACTCGAACTGGAGGACGCCGTCTAACCCATGCAAGATACGACACCAAAAGACATCGGACGGATCTCCTTCGGGCTCATGGAGCCCGAGGAGTACCGGGAGATGAGCGCGACGAAGATCATCACCGCCGACACCTACGACGACGACGGGTTCCCCATCGACATGGGGCTGATGGACCCGCGGCTGGGCGTGATCGACCCCGGCCTCGAGTGCAAGACCTGCGGGAAGCACTCGGGTTCCTGTAACGGCCACTTCGGTCACATCGAACTGGCCGCCCCCGTCATCCACGTCGGCTTCACGAAGCTCATTCGGCGACTCCTGCGAGGAACCTGCCGGGAGTGTTCGCGACTGCTCCTGACCGAAGACGAGCGCGGCGAGTTCCACGACCAACTCGAGGAGTCCCGGAAGCTGAGCCGGGATCTCAACGACGTGACCAAGGCCGCGATCCGGCAGGCCCGCAAGAAGGATCGGTGTCCGTTCTGTGGCGAGATCCAGTACGACATCGACCACGAGAAGCCGACCACCTATTACGAGGTGCAGCAGGTCCTCACCAGCGAGTACTCCCAGCGCATCGCCGGCGCGATGCAGGGAGACGAGGAGGAAGGCATCGAGCGGACGACGCCGGACGAACTCGCCGAGCAGACCGAGATCGAACTCACTCGAGTCAACGAGATCCTCTCGGGCTCCTTCCGGCCGCGGGAGAGTCAGCGCAAGGCCATCGAGAAGGCCTTAGACATCGATCTCACCGAGGAGGACACGAACAAGCTGATGCCAAGCGACATCCGGGACTGGTTCGAGAACATTCCCGACGAGGACATCGAGGTACTGGGGATCAACCCCGAACGCTCCCGGCCGGAGTGGATGATCCTCACCGTCCTCCCCGTCCCGCCGGTCACCGCGCGGCCGTCGATCACGCTGGACAACGGCCAACGCTCCGAGGACGACCTCACGCACAAGCTGGTCGACATTATCCGGATCAACCAGCGGTTCATGGAGAACCGCGAAGCGGGCGCGCCCCAGCTGATCATCGAGGACCTCTGGGAACTCCTCCAGTACCACGTCACGACGTTCATGGACAACGAGATTTCGGGCACGCCGCCGGCGCGACACCGTTCCGGACGGCCGCTCAAGACCCTCTCCCAGCGCCTGAAAGGCAAGGAGGGCCGCTTCCGTGGCTCGCTGTCCGGGAAGCGCGTGAACTTCTCGGCTCGGACCGTCATCTCGCCGGACCCGACCCTCAGCCTGAACGAGGTCGGCGTCCCCGACCGCGTGGCCAAGGAGATGACCCAGACGATGAACGTCACCGAGCGCAACCTCGAGGACGCTCGCCGATTCGTCTCGAACGGTCCCGAGGGTCATCCCGGCGCGAACTACGTCCGGCGGCCGGACGGCCGTCGGCTGAAGGTGACGGAGAAGAACTGCGAACAACTCGCCGAGAAGGTCGAAGCCGGGTGGGAGGTCAACCGCCACATGATCGACGGCGATATCGTCATCTTCAACCGCCAGCCGTCGCTCCACCGGATGTCGATCATGGCCCACGAGGTCGTGGTCATGCCCTACAAGACGTTCCGGCTGAACACCGTCGTCTGTCCGCCGTACAACGCCGACTTCGACGGCGACGAGATGAACATGCACGCGCTGCAAAACGAGGAGGCCCGCGCCGAAGCGCGCGTCCTCATGCGCGTCCAGGAACAGATGCTCTCGCCCCGCTTCGGTGAGAACATCATCGGGGCCATTCAGGACCACATCTCCGGGATGTACCTCCTGACCCACGACAACCCCCGATTCAACGAAACGCAGGCACTGGACCTGCTGCGAGCGACCCGGATCGACGAACTCCCCGAACCCAGCGGCATCGACGACGAAGGCGAGCCGTTCTGGACCGGCTACGACGTCTTCTCCGAACTGTTACCCGACGATCTCAACCTCGAGTTCACGGGGACGGTCGGCGACGAGGTCGTCGTCGAGGACGGCCAGCTCCTCCAGGGAACGATCGCCGAGGACGAGGTCGGCGAGTTCGGCGGCGAGATCGTCGACACGATCACGAAGGTCTACGGCAACACCCGCGCCCGGATCTTCGTCAACGAGGTCTCGACGCTGGCGATGCGGGCGATCATGCACTTTGGCTTCTCGATCGGGATCGACGACGAGACCATCCCCGAGGAGGCCCAGGCCCGCATCGACGAGACGATCGACGACGCCAACGACCGCGTCGAAGAACTGATCGAAGCCTACGAACGCGGCGAACTCGAGAGCCTCCCCGGCCGGACGATCGACGAGACCCTCGAGATGAAGATCATGCAAACGCTCTCGCGTGCGCGTGACAACGCCGGTAACATCGCCGACGAGCACTTCCAGGACGACAACCCCGCCGTCGTCATGGCCAACTCCGGTGCCCGTGGGTCGATGCTCAACCTGACCCAGATGGCCGGCGCGGTCGGCCAGCAGGCAGTTCGTGGCGAGCGTATCAATCGCGGCTACGAGGATCGGACCCTCTCTCACTACGAACCCAACGACCTCTCGGCGGAGGCACACGGCTTCGTCGAGAACTCCTACACGAGCGGCCTGACCCCGCGGGAGTTCTTCTTCCACGCGATGGGCGGCCGCGAGGGCCTGGTCGACACGGCAGTCCGGACGTCGAAGTCCGGCTACCTGCAGCGTCGGCTGATCAACGCCCTCTCGGAACTCGAGACCCAGTACGACGGCACGGTTCGGGACACCTCGGACACGATCGTCCAGTTCGAGTTCGGCGAGGACGGCACCTCGCCGGTCAAGGTCTCTTCCGACGAGGACAACGACATCGACGTCGAGCACATCGCCAGCCGCGTGCTCGACTCCGAGTTCGAGTCCGAGGAGGAACGCCAGGAGTTCCTCGGCTCCAAGCCGCGGCCGACGAACCTCTCCGAACACGCCGACGATCGTCTCGCCGAGGGCACGGGGGTGAGCTCCGATGACTGAAGTCGAGTACGACGTCGACGACGACACGATCGCGGTCGTCGAGGACACCGACCTGCCCCGCCGGCTCAAAAACGAGGTCTACGAGACGCTCGAGGCGCGTGCGGGTGCGACGGTCGAAGAGGCCGACGAACTCGCGAAGGCCGTCGAGACTCGCTATCTCGACACGCGCGTCGACCCGCTCGACCCCGTCGGGACGGTTTCGGCCCAGTCGATCGGCGAACCCGGAACGCAGCTGACGATGAACACGTTCCACTACGCCGGTGTCGCGGAGATCGACGTGACCCAGGGGCTGCCCCGGCTCATCGAACTGGTCGACGCCCGGAAGACCCCGGATACGCCGATGATGACCGTCCACCTCGAGGGCGAGTACGCCACCGAGCGCGAGAAGGCCCACGAGGTCGTCTGGAACATCGAGGCGACCAAGATCCTCGCGCTTGGCGACGTGTCGACGAACGTCGCGGATATGCGCGTCCAGATCGCGCTCAACGAGGACACCCTCGAAGAGCGAATGATCACCGCCGAGGAAGTCGCGGAGATCATCGAGGACTCGCTGGGCGTCAACACGACCCGGCAGGGGACCCGAATCGAGTTCGGTCCCGAGGAACCCTCCTACCGGGATCTGCTCCAGCTCGTCGAGGAGCTTCGTGAGATCACCTTCAAGGGGATCGAGGAAGTCTCGCGGGTCGTCATCCGCCGCGAAGAACTCGAGGACGGCGAGGAGTTCGTCCTCTACACCGAAGGATCGGCCTTCGGCGACGTCCTCGAGATCGAGGGCGTCGACGCCTCGCGGACGACGTGTAACAACATCCACGAGATCCACCGGAACCTCGGTATCGAGGCGGCCCGCGAAGCGATCATCGAGGAGACGAACAATACGCTTGCCGAGCAGGGGTTGGACGACGTCAACGTCCGCCACCTGATGTTGGTCGCGGACATCATGACCAACCGCGGCGAGATCGAGTCGATCGGCCGCCACGGCATCTCGGGGTCGAAAGACTCCGTCCTCGCCCGGGCTGCGTTCGAGGTGACCGTCAACCACCTGCTCAATGCTGCGATCCACGGCGAGATCGACGATCTGGATGGTGTGACGGAGAACGTCATCGTCGGCAAGCCGATCAAGCTCGGTACCGGTGACGTCGACCTCCGGATGGGGTCGACTACCTCCGGAAGCAGTCAGGCTGACTGATCGATGGGCGTTACCCTCGACGACGACGCCCGCCAGTATCTCGCTGCGTTCGAGGACGTGACGGGAGTCGACGGCCGCGATTGCCTCGTCACCGAGGACGGTGACAGGCTCCTGATCGTCGTCGAGCGCGGCGGGATGGGCGAAGCGATCGGTCCCGGCGGTCGGACGGTACAGCGGTTCGAGGACCGGGTCGACGCACAGGTCCGTCTCGTCGAAGGCGCGGACGAACCGGAGACGTTCGTCGCGAACGCGCTCGCGCCGGCGGCGGTGTACAACGTCACGATCAGCGAGAACAACGACACCGTCGCCTACGTCGAGGTCGCGGAAGACGACCACGGCGTCGCGATCGGAACGGACGGCCGAACGATCGACGCTGCTCGGACCCTCGCGAACCGACACTTCGAGATCGACGACGTACAGTTGCTGTAGGCGACCTGTTTGTCAGCTCGCGGTCGTCGGCTTCCTCCCCGTTTGGATCACTCCCCGGTCAGGCCGAGTCGTCGTCCGACTCCTCCGATCGCCAGCCGACGCTGGTTTCACGCTCCTCGACGCGGACGAACTCCTCCTCGTTTAGCGACTGAATGACGACCGGACTCACTTCGATCGTCGCCGACGGCTGGTGGGTCGCGTCGGGAAACTGCGACCACAGCGACAGCAGTTCCTCGAGCGGTTCGTCGGTAATCGAGATCGAAAGCGGCTGCTCCTGGAGGAGCGGTGCGGGCGCGTCGCCGGGGTCGATGCGACTGTTGTCGTGAAACAACTGGAGGACCGCTCCGAGGAGGAGCTGGCGTTCGACGGGATCGGTCTGCCCCTCGTCGTCGTCCTCGCCGCCGTCGTCGACGGCATACGTGGTCACGAGATACCGGACCGACAGCGCCAGCGGGCGATCCTGACGCGACTGCCCGTCGGTCGTTCGGCTAACCGATCCCATCGCGGCGTCCGTTTCGATCTGATACGGGTAGAGCACGACATCGACGCTCGAGAGGGAGTCGATATCGGCGGGGGAGGCCACTTCGATCCCGTTCGGATCGAGCGGACTCCGTGCGCCGGCGTTCGTCTTGATGAGTTCGACCAACACGTTGCTGACGTCCGCGATGGCGCTGTATGTCATCGGCTGAGTGCTACTGCAATGATGGCGCTGTGCTATTAATTTTACCACTCGGAAGATATATTCGAACGGGTTGTTGCCAAGCGGCTCTAGTCGCAACTGAAACGGTCTCCTGTCCGTCAGTGCCGGTGGGACCGGGACCGCCCTACGGTCCCACCGGTCAATCGGGACAGCAAACCGTATGAAACGATTTACACACTGATCGCAATGCTGTCGTGCGATCGGGTGTGCAATGACTGTCAGTTGCGACTCTAGTCTGTGGTCCCTAGTTGCCGTGTCGCTCCCGGTGGAGTCGCTCTTTGGCTTCCCGCTCGGTCGGTCCCTGGAGGTACTCGAGGTAGGGTTCGAAGTCCTGCTCGCGGATGCGGCTGTTTCGATCCCGTTTGTACTCCTCGAGGGCTTCGACGACGTGGCGCATGGTGATGGTGTCCTCACCCCGATCGGCGACGTAGATGGCGACGTGTTTGGCGAGTTTCTCGATGGTGCCGCCGCTGTAATCGAACGCCGCGAGCCACTCCCAGTCGATCCCCTCGAGGGGGCAGTCGTCGGGGAAGATCCCCTTCCAGATCTCCTCGCGCGTGTCGTCGTCGGGCTCGTCGAACCGAATCGAGTGGGTGATACGGCGAGTAAAGGCCGTGTCGATGTTCTGTGCGTAATTCGTCGTCAGGAAGATGACGCCGTCGTAGGTTTCGACTCGCTGGAGCAGGTAGTTCACTTCGACGTTGGCGTAGCGGTCGGTCGCGTCGCTGACCTCCGCCCGGTCGCCAAAGATCGAGTCCGCCTCGTCGAACAGCAGGATGGCGTTTGACTGCTCGGCGGCCCGGAAGATCCGTTCTAAATTCTCCTCGGTCTCGCCGATGTACTTCGAGACGACCGTGGAGAGGTCGATCTTGTACAGCGCCATGCCGACGGCGTTGGCGAGCACCTCGGCCGCCAGCGTCTTGCCGGTTCCAGGGTGGCCCTTGAACAGCGAGACGATGCCCGCGTTGCCGTCGGCCTCCCTGAACCCCCAGTCGTCGTAGATCAGGCCCCGATTCGTAACGTGTGTCTCGAGTTTCCCCAGCTGGCGCTCGGTCCGTTCGTCGACCTCGATGTCGGCCCAGGTCTTCGAGGGGTCGACGTGCTGGGCGAGCTCCGCGAGTTCGCTGCTGGACTGGGCGCGACAGCCCGCCCGAACGTCCTCGAGGGTGGGGTCGTCGCCGCCGGCGAGCGAATCGGCGGTCGCAAGCGCCGCCTCGAGTTGGCCCTGCGTGAGATCGAACGTGCTGGCCATCGTCTCGGGCTCGAGGTCGGCTGGAAGGTCGTCGGCACGGGCCGCCCAGAACTGGCGGCGCAGGGCGATCGAGGGACGGTCGAACTCGTGGATGGCGTCGACGCTGGCCCGCCGGCTCTCGGCGGGCGTCCACGACTGCTCGCCCGTGACGAACAGGTCGTTGTCGAACGCGCGGAAGCGAGCGAGGACCCCCTCGAGGGAGTGGTCGGACTGCCGGTCGGCGACGGTAGCCTCGTCGGCGTTGACGAGCTGGACCGGGACGTCCTGAATCGTCGCTTCGCGGACGAGCGCCTCGAGGGCGTCGGCGGCGAGGACGGCCCGGAGATCCGCCTGCAGATAGCGTTCGGCCCGACAGCAGGCCTCGACGGCCCGGTCGACGCCGGACCCGGGCGGGCCACAGAAGTAAAACCGGCGGCCGGTCCCGTCCTCGCCGTCGGGCAGCGATGCCAGCGCTGCGCGACCGTCGTCGTCGATCAGCAGGTCCTCGAGCGTGGCCTCGGCGGCCGTCTCGGTCAGGTGCTCGTCGAGATCAGCCGGGCTGTGGGCGTCGATGGCCGCCTCAAGTGTCGGATCGATGCCGTCGTAACCTTTGAGATACTCGAGGATGCGGTCGTCGACGGTGTACTGGCGGCCGCGTTCCGAGGGAAACCCCTCGGGCGGTGAGTTGACGGTGAGTAGCCCGTGTTCCTGAAGGGGTGAATTACTGGCGACGAGCGCGCCGGCCGCGAGGCGTTCTTCGGGGGTCCGACCGAAGAGTTTCTCGAGAAGAATTACCGTCAGGCTGGGGAGAGCCGAGTGTTCCTGGATATGCTGGTACTGGGCTGCGACGGTGTCGTCGAGTCGCGGAGCGAGTGCGAGTAGGAGTACGTCGAGGTGGCGACGCGAGAGATCGAACCGCTCTTCGAGAACTCGTAGGCGCAACGTGATGTCGGCACCAGTGTCCTCGCAGTTTTGCTCGATGGTCTGGGTCAATTCGTCGATCTCACGGCGGTCGCCCTCGGGTAATGCAAGCTGGAGGCTCTTTGGCTCCGTCGCCATGGTCGCCGCGTTGGGTTCCTCGTCATCGGGTGCAGACTTCCTTGGGTCCCCGGACTCCATCGTCCTCTCGTAGCGATCGAGAATCATATCGATCCGCTCGAGTTCCGCGAGAAGGTGTTCCTGTGTCGTCGCGTAGCCCATGAATCCGTCTCCGCTCTGAAGAGTATATTAATTCCGGTATAGGCTAATAGCTATTTTTGGTCGAGCGAGCAGAACCAGTTGATCGAAGCTTGTTTTGTATGAATATACCCACGCACAATATTTATGGTGGTGGTGGAGAAATGCAACAGCAAGAACAACACGCATGGGATATCGATCATCACGGTCGGCCGAGTCCGACTCCTCGAGTGCCACGACGCATGCCCAGATCGCACAGCGATCGGGGAGGGCTGCGTCGGGTGGCTCGGGAACCGGAGCGTGGTCGTCGGGGCCGACGGACGAAGCGGCCGAAGACAGGTTCGGGATGGCGATCGAAGATCAGGAGACGAAGACCGAACTCCTGCGCCAGGAGAAGATGAACGGGCTCGCCCAGGTCCAGCAGTGGGTCGACGAAGGGATGACTACCGAGGACATGGGGAATCCGCAGACGATGGAGGCGTTCCGACAGCGTCAGGCCGAGCGGCCCGCGGAAGTACCTCGAAACATCGAACGCCAGAACCGGCGTTCGGTCCTGCGCAGCGAGAAAGCCGCCAGCGATACCAGCCCGGCCGGGAACGCGGGCGTTCCAGATCCGGTTCGGGAGGTAATTCAGTCGAAAGGCCAGCCACTGGAGGGCGGAATCCAGCGGGCGATGGAAGACCGGATGGGCGATTCGTTCGGCGATGTACGCATTCACGCCGACGCGACCGCCGCGAAGGCCTGCGAAGAGATCAACGCGCGAGCGTTCACCGTCGGAAATCACATCGCGTTCAATCACGGCGAGTACGACCCTGAATCGCCGGAAGGCCAGCACATCCTCGCGCACGAACTGACTCACGTCCGCCAGCAGACCGGGGCCGATGTCAGCATGATGCCCCAGGAGGACAGCAGGCTGGAAATCGATCCCGATCCCTCCCTCGAGCGGGAAGCCAAAGAGGCAGCCCAGCAGGCGATGGCTGACGGGCCAGTGACGATCAACCGGATGGGGTCGGAGATGCACATCCAGCGAATGCCCGACGCGGAGCAACTCCAGAATGGCCGTGAGCAGGCTGCGTCCCGAAATGACGAGATGACACTCGCACAGACGGTGGAACAACTCGAGGATCGGGTGTCATCGATCGAGGAAATCGTCACGGGCGAGGAGTCGGTGATGGACAGCGTCGGCAAAGCGCTCTCACAGGGTGCTGTCGGTGCGGTAGGGGGTTTGATTGGAGGCGTTGCTGGTACTATGGTCTCACCTGGCCTCGGTACTGTCGGTGGTGCTGCAGTGGGGCAAGAAATGGCTAAGGGGATGGCCGGTGACGTAACCAAGACGCTCACTGCCAAGGCCTACGACAAGGGAACGAATTTCGTCGCCGAGAAAGGCAACCAAGCCAGAGACTTCCTTGAACAACTTATCGAGGAAAAGGTTAGTAACGCTCTCGATGGATCTGACTATGGCGGTGACTCACGGGGGCTTAGCTAACTATGGACGCTAAAATCACTGGCGAAGATGATGTCCGTGTTGGCCTTCATGTGACCGACCAGAACGGTGAGAAACATCGGATTGAGATGGAATTTAATGGTGACATAAGATTCCATCAATGTGATGCGTACGCTACCAAAGCAGCTGACCGCACTCCAGAAGAAAACGAATACAACGAACAAGCACGAAAGTTCGCCCAGTATTACGTCTACACGGAGCAGGGATACGATACGGTGCCGTCGACGGACCATCCAGAACGCATTAACGCTGTCAGGCTCGCTATTCAGGATCTCGGCGACGACCGGTTTGACGACTTGTTTGGCGACCTCTACAGCCAGTTGCGGAGTTACTACGACTACGACGCCGAACGACCGATCCCTGTTCCACCGCTGGCAGCCGACTCTGACAGCGTTCTCTACCGCCAGAACGTCTATCTCGGGATCGATCCGCTCGAGACGGACGTAGCCGCCGAGGCCGAGGATATGGCAACGGTCTACGGACTGGAGCTATCGGAGACATCGGTCAAAGAGCAAGCGCTGGACGCACTGTCTCCGAGCGCGATCGCTGACTGGAAATCATTCGCCGCAGATCTCGTCGATGAGGCCGACGAGGAAGAGATCGATCTCGCCGACGGCGCGTATATCGACGCCGTCTCAACGCTCTATACGTCGTATCTCGACAATGGTGGCGAGCAACATACTGCCGAGCCGGACACTGATCCGTTCGAGCGCGAACCTGACACACTAATCGAATTACCGCCGATCGATCCGGGCCCACTCGCGGAGTTCCGCGAGTACCTCGATCACCATCTCAAATGCCAAATTCGAGATTGCTTCGTCCGAATGGGTGTTGAACCGCCCGAGACATTCCGTGTGCTCGGTAACGGCCGACTTGAAGCGACAGCCGCCTACAAACTTCTGGATATATATCCCCGATATCACGACCCCGAAGAACAGCAGCTACTGGGATAAGAATGATCCCTGTCTGCCAGTCGAGACGGCATCCGCTCACACACGACTTGGCCCATGTCACGCAGCAAAACTGCAGTAAGGAGGGCAGCATAATGCCACAAGCGGATGCCGAGTTGGAGATCGATCCCGACCCACGACTCGAGCGGGAAGCCGAGGAAGCCGCTCAGCAGGCGATGGCCGACGGCCCGGTGACCATTAACCGGATGGGATCGGAGATGCACATTCAGCGATCGGCCAAAGGCGAAACTGAGTACGTCACCAAGGACGAGGTCCTCGAGATTGTCGACAACTACTATCGCGGCCACGTCGAAGAGCAGGCCGAATCCGATCCGACTGCGGCCGGTCCCGAACGCGATACTGCGCGTGGATCGCTCGAGCAGTCTAGC contains:
- a CDS encoding DUF4157 domain-containing protein, encoding MGYRSSRSAESDSSSATTHAQIAQRSGRAASGGSGTGAWSSGPTDEAAEDRFGMAIEDQETKTELLRQEKMNGLAQVQQWVDEGMTTEDMGNPQTMEAFRQRQAERPAEVPRNIERQNRRSVLRSEKAASDTSPAGNAGVPDPVREVIQSKGQPLEGGIQRAMEDRMGDSFGDVRIHADATAAKACEEINARAFTVGNHIAFNHGEYDPESPEGQHILAHELTHVRQQTGADVSMMPQEDSRLEIDPDPSLEREAKEAAQQAMADGPVTINRMGSEMHIQRMPDAEQLQNGREQAASRNDEMTLAQTVEQLEDRVSSIEEIVTGEESVMDSVGKALSQGAVGAVGGLIGGVAGTMVSPGLGTVGGAAVGQEMAKGMAGDVTKTLTAKAYDKGTNFVAEKGNQARDFLEQLIEEKVSNALDGSDYGGDSRGLS